In one window of Desulforhabdus amnigena DNA:
- a CDS encoding SLBB domain-containing protein gives MPQSMYYQGIQSQGIPSPEGVTQGMYPQGIYPQGMQSQQGAAYPPGAVPQGMPLPGLPSDVLQTQGIINQMLNQGNQVQGKPAPTTSQQPAAFQVPLYPGMPSPDVPVSPDYVIGPGDEIRVAVWGGVEGTWSTLVDRDGNINLPKLGLLGVTNLTFQQLKDMLRKEFSKYYTDFDMNISMGSLKTYKVYVVGNARMPGAYNISSLSTIINALLVSGGPSKAGSMRDIQVKRNGKLVANLDLYDFLIRGDRAKDERLMPEDVVFVPPIGPMVGVAGNVARPAIYELKGRTRLSEAIKMAGGVTASAYLQRVQVERVFQQKSKVFLDLDLQNIKGKDDILLQNGDIVKIFPITSLVSNKVTLQGNVRRPGEYEWKQGMRVSDILTSSEVLLPGTFMDYAIVERLVPPDLHQEYRTFSLDKLFSGSDLEADIALEPFDVVTVFNTKEMVQFRKVKVTGAVNKPGEFEYKENMKVSDLVKLAGGLTAFAFTPSAELTRIVPTDSGPKTEQLYVNLTDALNGDESQDFTLRENDYLLVRAVPEWQLYSKVFIYGEVKFPGEYAFKKGEKLSSLIERAGGYTTNAYLRGAMFNRVSAKYMQQNQINEMINRLERELFAMGNTDVASTLSSTEAKAIGYQTDQKRQLIEGLRRIEAKGRMVVILDEVNKMKGTPYDITLEENDTLFIPVNPLAVQVVGAVYSQSNFVYEPKKDYSFYIKRAGGFSKTADKGGVYILKVDGSAIRPSKGGLAWDADSHKWVSGYSDAVESGDTIVVPDKIVNLPWLPVVKDFTQILYQIAVGARVFFQ, from the coding sequence ATGCCGCAAAGCATGTACTACCAGGGAATACAAAGCCAGGGAATCCCTTCACCGGAGGGGGTGACTCAGGGAATGTATCCCCAGGGAATTTACCCTCAGGGAATGCAAAGCCAGCAGGGAGCAGCTTACCCTCCAGGGGCAGTGCCTCAAGGAATGCCTCTGCCGGGTCTGCCCTCCGATGTTCTGCAGACCCAGGGAATAATCAATCAAATGCTCAACCAAGGGAACCAAGTTCAAGGGAAACCGGCTCCTACAACTTCCCAGCAGCCTGCAGCCTTTCAAGTTCCCCTCTATCCAGGCATGCCCAGCCCGGACGTTCCTGTGAGTCCCGATTATGTTATAGGCCCTGGTGACGAAATTCGTGTCGCGGTTTGGGGGGGAGTTGAAGGAACTTGGAGCACCCTGGTAGACCGAGACGGAAATATCAACCTTCCGAAGCTTGGCCTCCTTGGCGTGACCAATCTCACTTTCCAACAGCTGAAGGATATGCTGCGAAAGGAATTTTCAAAGTATTATACCGATTTTGATATGAACATCAGCATGGGATCACTCAAGACCTACAAAGTCTATGTGGTCGGAAACGCCAGGATGCCCGGAGCTTATAACATTTCGTCTCTTTCTACCATTATCAATGCATTGCTTGTATCTGGAGGACCGAGCAAAGCGGGAAGCATGAGAGATATTCAGGTAAAACGTAATGGAAAACTTGTAGCCAATTTGGACCTTTATGATTTTCTCATCCGGGGGGATCGTGCCAAGGATGAAAGGCTTATGCCTGAGGATGTCGTCTTTGTCCCTCCCATTGGCCCCATGGTAGGGGTGGCTGGGAACGTTGCAAGACCGGCTATTTATGAATTGAAAGGAAGGACAAGGCTCTCCGAGGCCATTAAAATGGCGGGGGGCGTAACCGCATCGGCTTATCTCCAAAGAGTCCAGGTGGAAAGAGTTTTTCAACAAAAATCCAAGGTCTTTTTGGATCTCGATCTGCAAAACATCAAAGGAAAAGATGATATTTTGCTTCAAAACGGGGATATTGTAAAGATTTTCCCTATTACTTCTCTGGTTTCCAATAAGGTGACTTTACAGGGAAACGTTCGAAGGCCTGGTGAGTATGAGTGGAAACAGGGAATGCGAGTGAGCGATATCCTCACTTCCTCGGAAGTGCTTCTGCCGGGCACATTTATGGATTATGCCATTGTTGAAAGGCTAGTTCCACCGGACCTGCATCAAGAGTACAGAACATTCAGTCTTGACAAATTGTTTTCCGGGAGCGACCTCGAAGCCGATATTGCCCTTGAACCTTTTGATGTCGTCACAGTCTTCAACACAAAGGAAATGGTGCAATTTCGCAAGGTCAAAGTTACGGGAGCCGTTAACAAACCTGGTGAATTCGAATACAAAGAAAACATGAAGGTGTCGGATCTGGTCAAACTGGCCGGTGGACTCACCGCCTTTGCATTCACCCCTTCCGCGGAACTTACGCGCATTGTTCCCACAGATTCGGGACCCAAGACGGAACAGCTCTATGTGAACCTCACAGATGCTCTCAATGGGGATGAGTCGCAGGACTTCACACTCCGGGAGAATGATTACCTGTTGGTCCGAGCCGTTCCGGAATGGCAGCTTTACAGTAAGGTATTTATCTATGGAGAGGTTAAATTTCCCGGTGAATACGCATTCAAGAAAGGCGAAAAACTTTCTTCTCTTATTGAGCGTGCTGGAGGCTATACGACCAATGCCTACTTGAGGGGGGCGATGTTCAATCGAGTGAGCGCTAAGTACATGCAGCAGAATCAGATCAATGAGATGATCAATCGGCTCGAAAGAGAGCTTTTTGCCATGGGGAATACGGATGTTGCAAGCACACTCTCTTCAACCGAAGCCAAGGCAATCGGGTATCAAACGGATCAGAAGCGGCAGTTGATAGAGGGGTTGCGGCGAATAGAGGCGAAGGGTCGAATGGTCGTGATTCTGGATGAGGTGAATAAAATGAAAGGCACTCCCTACGACATCACACTCGAGGAAAACGATACGCTCTTCATTCCAGTCAATCCTCTAGCTGTTCAGGTTGTTGGAGCAGTATACAGCCAGTCCAACTTTGTTTATGAACCCAAAAAAGACTACTCCTTTTACATAAAAAGGGCCGGCGGATTTAGCAAAACAGCAGACAAGGGAGGAGTCTACATATTGAAAGTGGACGGCTCCGCCATCAGGCCTAGTAAGGGAGGGTTGGCCTGGGATGCTGATTCGCACAAATGGGTTTCAGGCTATTCGGATGCTGTAGAGTCGGGAGATACCATTGTTGTACCGGATAAGATTGTCAATCTGCCGTGGCTGCCTGTTGTAAAAGACTTCACACAGATTCTCTATCAGATTGCTGTAGGGGCTCGCGTTTTCTTTCAATAA